AGTATCCAAAACTGACGATATCAGGTCTATGCCATAGCGTTCAAGGAACAGCAATGATGCTTGCTAGCTGGATTGGCGCACCATACGAGGAGATTACTTATCATTGTGCCGGAATCAACCACCAAGCTTGGTATTTGGACTTCAAATGGAACGGCAAAGATGCCTATCCTCTCATTCGAGAGGCAATTACAACGAGACCAGAAATATATAACCATGAACAAGTAAGGAACGAGATGTTCCTGCATCTCGGATATTATGTAACCGAATCTAGCGGTCACAACTCTGAGTATGTAGCTTGGTTTAGGAAACGCCCAGACCTAATTGAAAAATACTGCACCACCGGAACCGGCTGGAATCCAGGCCATCACGCCTACATACTCAATGAATATCTCCGACGAGAGGACACATGGAGGGACAGCATCAAAGCAGCTCTTGAAGCACCCGTGCGGCTTGAAAGGGGACACGAATACGCAGCAAGCATATTTAATGCAACCTTTGGCGACGGTACCCTCTTTGAGTTTAATGGCAATGTGCGCAACAACGGTATTATAGACAACCTGCCACAAGGTTGTTGTGTAGAGGTGCCAGTGCTTGCATCCAAACGTGGCCTCGACCCAATCAAGGTTGGCCCACTTCCACCTCAGTGTGCGCTCTTGAACAGCATCAGCGCCCAGTGTGAGGAACTAGCAGTCGAAGGTTGCCTCCAGGGCGATCGTGAAAAAATATACCACGCAATCTATTACGATCCGCTAACTTCGGCTGTACTTAGCTTGGCCGAGATCAAGTCCATGGTTGACGAAATGTTCGAAGCGAATAAAGGTTTTCTTGGGAGATTGGAATAATAGAGTGACAGTTTGGGAAAGTAACAAGCAAAGGTTACCTTTGCATCATATCCGTTATTCCTAGCTGTCTATCAAATATTCCAGGGATTTCCATGCACCAAGAACTTGAGCGTTTCATAAATCACTTGCAAGCTGTAAGGAACGCCTCGCCGAACACGGTCAGGAGCTATGCGACGGATATCAAACAGTTTCTCGCCTTTCTCGATGACGAAGGTTTGGTTACTGAGCCTTGGCACATCGATGCAAAGGTAGTGCGAAGATACATGGCGCGCCTTCATCGACTCGGCATCGGCAAAACATCTAGTGCCCGAAAGCTCTCATCACTGCGCGCCTTTTTTAAATATTTGGTGCGAAGGGGCTTAATGAGCTCCAACCCGACGATAGGGTTATCTGGGCCAAAAATCGAAAAAAGGCTACCGAAATTCCTGCGGGAAGAACAAATCAATGCGCTTATGCAAATGCCGAATTTGGCTGAGCCAATCGGCTTGCGCGATAGGGCAATACTCGAGGTGCTCTACGCCACTGGTGCAAGAGTCAGCGAAATCGTGGGTATCAACCTGGATGACCTTGACCTCACCAACGGCGAGATTCGAGTGCTTGGAAAGGGTTCCAAGGAAAGGATTACCTTCATAGGAAGGCCAGCACAAGAAGCCCTTGATGCCTATATCAACTTCGGCCGTTCCAAACTCCTAGCGAAACGCAAGGATGGCGTCACGGAAAATGCGCTTTTTCTCAATAGATTTGGGCGTAGGCTCACCGTGCGAAGTGTGCACCGCCTGCTCGATAAATACTTCAACGATGTAAGCGAAGAGATAAAGATTAGCCCTCATGTTCTTCGCCATACCTTTGCCACGCATATGCTCGAGCACGGGGCAGATGTGCGCTCAATTCAGGAATTACTTGGACATTCCAGCATCTCCACAACCCAAATTTACACCCATGTCACCCGCGAACGCTTAAAAGAGGTATATGACCAGGCTCATCCAAGGGCGAGAGTGGAAGAAAGTGGTGTTGAAAGCTGGCCTTTGGGCGATAAAGATTCCGACCACTCGTGACCAGGAGGTATCTTCATGCACGCTACTACAATTGTCGCAATAAACCGCGACGGCAAGACAGCTATTGCAGGCGACGGCCAGGTAACAATCGAGAACACAATAATGAAGCAAGGGGCAAAAAAGGTTCGTCGAATGTACGACGGCAAGGTTCTCGCCGGCATTGCTGGTTCGGTCGCCGATGCATACACGCTTTCCGATAAATTCGAGGCAAAGTTAGAAGAATCACATGGCAATCTCCTTCGCGCCGTCCGAGAGTTCGCAAAAGAATGGCGGACTGATAGAATACTTAGGCGACTCGAGGCGCTGATGATTGTTGCAGATAAGGAACACGTACTGGTTCTTTCAGGGAATGGCGAAGTAATCGAGCCAGACGATGGAATCGCAGCAATAGGTTCTGGCGGCGGTTTCGCCCTGGCAGCGGCACGTGCGTTAGCTCGCCATTCAAATTTGCCTGCGGAAAAGATTGTCAAAGAAGCTCTGCTTATTGCGTCTACAATTTGCGTATATACAAATGATAAAATAACAGTGGAGGTACTCGAGTAATTACCGAAAAATATTTTTCGATAAGTTCTGTGTTTGTTACCAGCGAGGTTCACCATGGAGGATCTTACCCCTAGACAAATAGTCGAGGAATTGGACAAATATATCATCGGACAGGAAAGGGCAAAGCGTGCAGTGGCAATTGCCCTACGTAATCGCTATAGGCGCCGACTGCTAAGCGAGGAAATACGAGACGAGGTCATCCCAAAAAACATTTTAATGATAGGCCCAACAGGCGTTGGCAAAACCGAAATTGCCCGCCGTCTAGCCCAAATAGCCAACGCACCGTTTATCAAGGTCGAAGCTACAAAGTTCACAGAGGTTGGTTATGTCGGACGTGACGTTGACTCAATGGTTAGAGACTTAGTTCAACTTGCCGTGCGAATGGTCGAGAACGAGAAGATTGCTGAGGTGCAAGACATTGCAAAAAATCTAGCAATCGAGCGGATTCTCGACATAATGGAACCGATTTCCAAACCTGAGAAAGAACATCGTCCAAGAGAATTCGACGCAGCATATCAAATTGTTGGCCAATTGTTCGGCGTGCAAAAACCACAGCCTGAGCATATAGAGACCCCTGAATCTGAACAGCTCGAACGGGAGGACCGCCAGCGCAAAGAGAGAATTCGAGCAAAACTAAGAAAGCAGCTGATTGAGGGGGTCCTCGATGACCAAAAAATTGAGATAGAGGTCGAAGAGAGCGGCGGCCCGCCTTTCCTCCAAGTCTTTACCCCACAAGGCATGGAGGAAATGGGCATGGATATCCAGAACATGCTCGGCCCGATAATTCGCCGCCGAAGGACAAAAACAGTCACAATACGTGAGGCAAAAGATATTATTGCCCTCGAGGAAGCCCAAAAGCTCGTAGACCACGATCAAGTAGTTCGCGAAGCAATCGAACGCACTGAACAATCAGGCATAATTTTTGTGGATGAGCTTGACAAAATTGCAGGCAGAGAAAAGGGCACCGACGGTGGGCCACAAGTCTCCCGCGAGGGCGTCCAGCGCGATATTCTTCCCATAATCGAAGGCTCAACGGTAATCACAAAATATGGCCCCGTACGGACGAACCATATCCTATTTATCGCTGCCGGTGCTTTCCATGTAACAAAGCCTTCGGACCTTATTCCTGAGCTGCAGGGACGACTACCTATCAGAGTAGAAC
This Armatimonadota bacterium DNA region includes the following protein-coding sequences:
- the melA gene encoding alpha-galactosidase gives rise to the protein MPRKIAFIGAGSFGFTRGLVRDILTFPALADSTLALMDIDQERLDFSKAAVNRIIEAGKYPAKVITTLDRKEALEGADGVLITILQGGPQVFRTDIEIPKKYGVDINVGDTRGPSGIFRAIRTIPVMLEIAADIQKYAPNAIVLNYTNPMAMLCRAMQSEYPKLTISGLCHSVQGTAMMLASWIGAPYEEITYHCAGINHQAWYLDFKWNGKDAYPLIREAITTRPEIYNHEQVRNEMFLHLGYYVTESSGHNSEYVAWFRKRPDLIEKYCTTGTGWNPGHHAYILNEYLRREDTWRDSIKAALEAPVRLERGHEYAASIFNATFGDGTLFEFNGNVRNNGIIDNLPQGCCVEVPVLASKRGLDPIKVGPLPPQCALLNSISAQCEELAVEGCLQGDREKIYHAIYYDPLTSAVLSLAEIKSMVDEMFEANKGFLGRLE
- the xerC gene encoding tyrosine recombinase XerC — protein: MHQELERFINHLQAVRNASPNTVRSYATDIKQFLAFLDDEGLVTEPWHIDAKVVRRYMARLHRLGIGKTSSARKLSSLRAFFKYLVRRGLMSSNPTIGLSGPKIEKRLPKFLREEQINALMQMPNLAEPIGLRDRAILEVLYATGARVSEIVGINLDDLDLTNGEIRVLGKGSKERITFIGRPAQEALDAYINFGRSKLLAKRKDGVTENALFLNRFGRRLTVRSVHRLLDKYFNDVSEEIKISPHVLRHTFATHMLEHGADVRSIQELLGHSSISTTQIYTHVTRERLKEVYDQAHPRARVEESGVESWPLGDKDSDHS
- the hslV gene encoding ATP-dependent protease subunit HslV — its product is MHATTIVAINRDGKTAIAGDGQVTIENTIMKQGAKKVRRMYDGKVLAGIAGSVADAYTLSDKFEAKLEESHGNLLRAVREFAKEWRTDRILRRLEALMIVADKEHVLVLSGNGEVIEPDDGIAAIGSGGGFALAAARALARHSNLPAEKIVKEALLIASTICVYTNDKITVEVLE
- the hslU gene encoding ATP-dependent protease ATPase subunit HslU; the encoded protein is MEDLTPRQIVEELDKYIIGQERAKRAVAIALRNRYRRRLLSEEIRDEVIPKNILMIGPTGVGKTEIARRLAQIANAPFIKVEATKFTEVGYVGRDVDSMVRDLVQLAVRMVENEKIAEVQDIAKNLAIERILDIMEPISKPEKEHRPREFDAAYQIVGQLFGVQKPQPEHIETPESEQLEREDRQRKERIRAKLRKQLIEGVLDDQKIEIEVEESGGPPFLQVFTPQGMEEMGMDIQNMLGPIIRRRRTKTVTIREAKDIIALEEAQKLVDHDQVVREAIERTEQSGIIFVDELDKIAGREKGTDGGPQVSREGVQRDILPIIEGSTVITKYGPVRTNHILFIAAGAFHVTKPSDLIPELQGRLPIRVELDSLQEKDFERILTEPKNALVKQYTALLATEGVSITFTKDAISEIARIAAEVNAQSENIGARRLHTVMERLLEDISFNAPELTSSPITIDAAYVREKLEDIVKNEDLSKYIL